The genomic segment AGATCGGCAAGAAGACCGTGGCCATCGAGTCCCCGGTGCTGTGCGACAGGTGACTCTCCGCTGACCCGTATGGCCCGGCGTCACCCCGCCAGGCCGCACCGGTACGCCCACACCACCAGCTGCACCCGGTCTCGAACCCCGAGCCGGGTGCAGATCCTGGTCAGGTGGGTCTTCACCGTGCTCACCTCGATGTGCAGTCGCTCCGCGAGCTCGGCATTGCTCAAGCCCTCGCACAGGGCCCGGACCAGTTCCAGCTCGCGTGCGCTGAGCTGGGCGGTGATCTCTGTCGCCGGGGCGGGCCGACGACGTGCGAACTCGTCGATCACCCGTCGCGTCAACCGCGGCTGCACCATGGCCTCCCCGCTCGCGGCGGCCCGCACTGCAGTGACGAGTTCGGCCGGTTCGCAGTCCTTGAGCAGGAAACCGGCTGCCCCCGCTTCGAGCGCCCCGAAGAGGTATTCGTCGAGGTCGAAGGTGGTGACCACGACCACCGCCACCGGGGGCTGTTGCTGGGCCAGCTCGCGGGTGGCGGTGATCCCGTCGCCGTCGGGCATCCGGACGTCCATCAGGACCACGTCGGCGGCAAGTGCTCTGGCTCGGCGCACGGCGTCGGGTCCGCTGGAGGCCTCCCCCACCACCTCCAGATCCTCTTCACCGGACAGGAAGAGCGCCAGCCCACGCCGGACCAGGGCCTGGTCATCGGCAATCAGCACGCGGATCACAGCGACTCCTCGACGGGATTGAGCGGCAGCTCGGCACTCACGCGCCACCCGCGGCCGTGCGGACCGGCTTCCAGATTTCCACCCAGAAGGCCTGCGCGCTGGCGCATGCCCGCGATCCCCTGGCCCATGCCCAGCCCTGCATCATCCACCAGACGCGACGAGCGTCCGTTGACCACCTCCACCAGGAGCCAGTCGCCGTCCCGTTCGACGCTGACCGTCACCGGCGCACCCGGGGCGTGGCGATGGGTATTGGTCAACGACTCCTGCACGATCCGCACCGCGGCCAGTGCTGTCGAGTCCGAGGCCGGGATCCCGGTCAGATCACCAGCCTCCAGCACGATGTCCGGGTTGATCTGTCGGGCGCGCCCGACCAGTGCCGTGATCTCGTCCAGCCGCGGTTGTGGGTGCAATGGCACCCCGTCGTCCGGGTCGTGCAGCACTCGGACCATCTGCCGCAGGCTGGACTGTGCTGCCTGGGTCTCGGTGACGAC from the Luteococcus japonicus genome contains:
- a CDS encoding response regulator; translation: MIRVLIADDQALVRRGLALFLSGEEDLEVVGEASSGPDAVRRARALAADVVLMDVRMPDGDGITATRELAQQQPPVAVVVVTTFDLDEYLFGALEAGAAGFLLKDCEPAELVTAVRAAASGEAMVQPRLTRRVIDEFARRRPAPATEITAQLSARELELVRALCEGLSNAELAERLHIEVSTVKTHLTRICTRLGVRDRVQLVVWAYRCGLAG